A region of the Candidatus Binatia bacterium genome:
TCATTCAGGCCGTCCCGAACGTCCGACGCGCGCTGGGACTGCTTGCCAGCGTGCCTCCCCGCATGGGCGCGCGAGCGCGACGTTGCTACGAGATTGCGAGCATCGAAGGCTTCGCTATCGAGGTTGCGCGGGCAAATGGCGCCGATCTGATTCACGCATCCTTCGGCTATCCCGACGGGAGCGCCGGCGTTCTCGTAAAGAATGCCACCGGACTGCCTCTCCTACTCTCGGTACGGGGCGCGGACATTCTGACTGAACGGACGGCTGGGTACGGCGCGCGGCTGGACGATTTGTACGACACGCTCTTTTGCCGGGCGCTGCAGAGCGCGGATTTGGTTACGGCGAACAGTGGATACGTATTGGAGCGGATACTGGAACTCGGAGTAGACCGGCGGAAATGCGTCCTGTTACCGCGTGCGGTAGACACGGAAAAGTTCTTCCCTGCCGAATGCGGTAACAGTGGCGGGGCAGAGGCAACGAGCAGGCCGACGATTTTGGCCGCTCGTCACCTGGCACCGAAGAACGGGTTAGAATATCTTATCTATGCTGCGCGTCTTGTGGCGGATCGGGTCCCGAATGTCGTCTTCATGATTTGCGGAAAGGGTGGCAACAGTTACGAGCACCGGCTTAAAGCGCTGGTACAGAATCTCGAGCTCGAACAGCACGTCGTGTTCCCTGGATGGATTCCGCGCGATCGAATTGTCTCGTATTTTCACTCGTGCGACGTGTCGGTCATTCCGTCGGTGATGGAGGCGGCGGGCAACGTGATTCTCGAGGCAATGGCGTGCGGGAAACCTGTCATCGGCAGTCGCGTAGGGGGAATCCCCGAGTACCTTGACGACGGTGTGACCGGTTTTCTCGTCGAACCCAGGAACCCCGCGGTGCTGGCCGATAGAATTCTCACTCTCATCGGAGACAAGGATTTGGCAAGGCGGATGGGGATGGCGGGAAGGGCGCGGGTGGTCGGGGAGTTCCGGTTCGATGCCATGATCGCGAGGATCGTTGGGTTCTACGAGGCATTGTTGCGCCGTCCGGCGGCGTCGTGAATCAGTTGTGGAAGAGAACGGCGACGGGCCATCCGGAGGATGGCCCGTCGGGGATCCGATGCTCCTCACGACGGGTGGAACGCTGATCCGGTGAACCTGGAGAAAGATAATACGCGGGCTGGACGCCGAGGGAAGGGACTTCCGGAATCGTCGATTGTCCCTTATTGCCGTGACAGGCGAGACAGGGAACGAGACGTTCACTGAGCGAAGCGGCTGCGGCGGGCAGTGCCGCCAACGAGAGAAGCGCAGCTAGAGCGGCACCGGCGACTCGAAACGCGCGAATACTATCGGAGAGATCCTTCACTTCGTTCAGGATGACATCCTGCACGATTCCGAGTTTGTGTCATGCCGAGCGCAGCGAAGCATCTCTCTTCAGGTCAGGTGTGTTGTCCCATCCGTGCTAGATTCCCTACACCGATCAGCGCTTGGCCGTCTCGGCCCCGTAGCTGACGCGGTAAACCGCGCCCGCGTAGTCGTCCGAGATCAAGAGCGAGCCGTCCTTCATGAATTGCACGTCGACCGGCCGCCCGCTGTACTCATTGTTCTGGAGGAAGCCGGTGAGGAAAGGCTCGATCGACTTCACGGTGCCGTCCTTGTTCAGCTTCGCGACCACCACGTCGCCGCCGATCTTCTTCGTCTTGTTCCACGAGCCATGGCGCGCGATGAAGATGGCGCCCTGATATGCGGCTGGAAACATCCGGCCGGTGTAGAAGCGCATGCCGAGCGCGGCGCTGTGCGGGCCGAGCAAGGCGACCGGCTTGACGAACTCGTCGCACGAGCGGCCCCAACCGACCTCACGGTCGGTGAAATTGCCCTGGTGGCAATACGGGAAGCCGAAATGCTGCCCGGCCTTGGTGACGCGGTTCAGCTCGTCCTCGGGCAGGTCCTCGGACAACCAGTCGCGGCCGTTATCGGTGAAATAGAATTCTTTCGTAACCGGGTGCCAATCGAAACCGACCGAGTTGCGCACGCCGCGCACGAACGCCTCCGCGCCGCTGCCGTCAAGATTGATGCGCCGGATCTGCGCGTTTTCCTCCGGCGGAATGCAAATATTGCACGGCGCGCCGACGTTGATGTAGAGCTTGTTGTCCGGTCCGATGGCGATGAACTTCCATCCGTGCGACTGATGATTGGGCAAGTCGGAGTAAATGACGACGGGCTTCGGCGGGTTGTCGAGGTTGTCCTCGATATTTTCCAGCTTGGAAATCTTGGTGCCTTCGCCGATGTAAAGCGCGCCGTTACGAAAGGCGAGGCCGTTCGGACGATCCAACCCCGAGGCCAGGACCTTCACCTCGCGTTTTCCATTCCGGTCGACGACGGCGTAGACCTTGTCGAGCACACGGTTGCTGACGAAAACGGTTCCCTTATCGCCGAGCCTGAGCGAGCGCGCGTTGGCGATGCCGCTGGTGTAGACCTCGACCTTGAAGCCCTTGGGGACCTTCAACTGCGCGACCGGCAGCTTGTCCGCCGGCGTCGGAAAAGGCGGCGCCTGGACGCCGCGCAACTTCGCCGCCACTTCGGCGTTGGGAATGTCGGGACGACCGGGCACCGTCGTGGGAGCCGGTTGAACGTTGGGCGCAGGCTTTTCCCCGCGAGGCGCCGCTGGAGGTTGGGCTGACGGTTGGTCCTGTTGTGCAAATGCCGGCGGTGCCAGAACCAAAGCGCCAAGCGTTCCGGCGACCAGAAGGCTGTGTAGAATTGAAGAGTGTGCGGCCATGACAGTCCTCCTCGACGTGAACGTTAGTGATGGTCGAGAATAGGCATGTCCAACGCGCTTTTCAAGACGGAAGTTATTCCTTGACAGGCAATGTGACCGTATTATGCTCGCGTTCAAAGTTCGTTAAGGAGGGGAACCAATGACCATCAAGAGTTATCAGACGGTTAAAGTCGAAAAAGAAGACGGCATCGCCTGGGTTATCTTGAACCGCCCTGAGAAGCGCAACGCGATGAACCCGCAGCTCCACTACGATATGCTCGAAGCGCTGACGGAGCTGGAGACGGATAGGGAGACGCAAGTCGTCGTGCTGACGGGCGCGGGCAGCAGTTGGTGCGCGGGACAGGACCTGAGGGAATACTTTCGCGGGCTGGAAAATAATCCGGCGGAGCGGCGCAAGGCGGGATGGGCGTCGCAGGAATGGCGCTGGCGGCGGCTGTTCACGTTTCCCAAGCCGACGATCGCGATGGTCAACGGCTATTGCTTCGGCGGCGCGTTCACGCCGCTGATCGCGTGCGATTTCGCCATCGCGGCGGAGGACGCCACGTTTGGCCTCAGCGAAATCAACTGGGGAATTTTTCCCGGCGGTTTGGTGAGTCGCGTCTTGGCCGATGCTCTGAGTTACCGCGACGCCGTGTATTACATCATGACCGGCGACACGTTCGACGGCAAAAAGGCCGCGGAGATCAAGTTGGTGAATTTCGCCGTGCCGCGCGAGAAATTGAGAGAAGAGACCGTGAAGCTGGCGAAGAAGCTGATGGAAAAAAATCCGCACACGCTGCGCGCGGCGAAAGAGGTCTACAAGTTCTGCCGCACGATGGACTACGCCCAGGCCGAGGACTACATGTCGGCCAAAGGCGCCGCGCTAAGAGCGACCGACCCTGAGAAAGGGCGGGAGGAAGGGGCGAGGCAGTTTCTCGACGAAAAAACCTTTCGCCCGGGATTGGGAGCGTATCAACGGAATAAAAAATAGAATCCAGAAGTCAGAATTCAGAAGCCAGGAGTGGGGCGGGGATTCTGGCTCCTGGATACTGGCTACTAAATTCTAAGTGAATATCACTACTGTCCGACAGATTGGAAATTTGGCCGAATTGCCCTTGTAACTTTCTGATTTTCTAAGACTGTCATTTCGGTGACGAGTTCAAATCGGTAACACGTTGAGAACCTCAGAGGGTTAAGTAAATACAGGTGTTTTTTAGACGAACCCACAAAACAGTCGGACGCTACTGAGTGAATATGAATTTTAACCTGCCCGAAGAGCTTCAGGTCCTCAAGCAGACCGTTCGGCGCTTCGTCGATAGCGAGCTGATCCCGCTCGAGCGCGAGTACCGGCACGACGGCGAGGGGCCGATGCCGGAGCACCTGCTCAAGCCGCTGCAAGAAAAAGCTAAAAGCATGGGGTTGTGGCTGCTCGACGTCCCCGCCGAGCACGGCGGCGCGGGCCTCGGGTTGCTCGCCCGATGCGTGATTCACGAGGAACTCTCACGGAGCGCAGCGCTCCCTTTTCGCGGCCAGGAGCTCTTCGGACCCGAGGTGAGGCCGGTCCTATTTCATTGCAACGGGGAACAGAGAGAGCGGTTTCTCATGCCGGTGCTGAAGGGCGAGATGCGCGTGTGTTTCGCTCAGACCGAGCCGGACGCCGGCAGCGATCCCGCAAGCATGCAAACGCGCGCGGTGCGCGACGGCGGCGACTTTATCCTCAGCGGAACCAAGCGCTTCATCACCGGCGCCGGCCGCGCGGATTACGCGCAGGTCATGGCGGTTACTGACGCCGAAAAGAGGGCGCGCGGCGGCGTGACTTGTTTCATGGTGAACTTGAAAAGTCCCGGCGTGTTGCTCGATCGCCAATGGCCGACGATGATGGGCGACGCGCCGTGGCAGATCGTGTTCGACGACGTTCGCGTTCCCGCGGCGAACGTCATCGGCGAAGTGGGCGGCGGCTTTTCGCTCGCGCAGCAGTGGATTCAGGAAGGTAGGATCAAGGGGCACGGCGCTCGTCTGCTGGGAATCGCCACTCGCGCTTTGGAGATGATGATCGACTACTCGCGTCACCGTGTTACTTTCGGACGGCCATTGGCGGAGCGGCAGGCGGTGCAGTTCATGATCGCGGACTCCGCGACCGAGCTGCACGCGGCGCGCCTCATGGTTTACGAGTGCGCTTGGCGCCACGATCGCGGCGAGGACGTGAGAAATCTATCGTACATGGTCAAGATCACCTGCACCGAGATGGCGAGCCGTGTGGTGGATCGCTCTATCCAGGTGCACGGCGGCGTCGGGCTGACCAAGGAGCTGCCGCTGGAATGGTGGTACCGCCAGATCCGCAGCACGCGCATCACCGAAGGCGCAACCGAAGTTCTCCGCTGGCGGCTCGCGCAGAACATTATAAAAGGCCGGAGTTGACCCTCACCCTTTCCCTCTCCCACATCGTGGGAGAGAGGGTACACATAGGGGTGACCGCTCGGTTTATTCCCCTCTCCCTTTGGGAGAGGGCTAGGGTGAGGGGTGAAGGAACACGGAGGATATGGCTGAGATCAGTTTGATCGCCGGATACGCGACGATCGGGCAAGGCGCGGGCCCCATGATCGTCACCGAGCGCGCCGGACTGTTCGCCAAACACGGCCTCGACGTGAAGACGCGTTTGATGGACGGCGCCAGGGGCGTGGTCAAAGGACTCATGGACGGCGCGATTCAGTTTGGAAATCTGGCGGCGCCGGCTCTTTTACGAGCCGATCTTCAGGAGGGCGCGGATCTTGTCTTTCTCACAGGAGGCATCAACCAGCAGTTCCTGGTGGGCCGGCCGGGGATCAAGGATCGCAAACAGCTCAGCGGCGCGAGCATAGGCCTCATGGGAGACCGAGGATTGAACGACGTGCTGGTTCACTTTGTCATCGACCGACTGCACAAGAGCGGCGTTCATCCGGTCCGGTTTACCTGGGTGCAGAGCGAGGGGATAGAAGGAATCGCCGCGCTCATCGCCGGACGGTGCGATGCGATGGTTTTAACCCCGCCGCACGCGGTCGAGGCGAAGCGGCGGGGCTGCGTCTTCCTCGTGGATTTCGCCGAGTTCGGCCTGAACTACGCCCTGGGCGGCATCGCCGCGCGCCGGCGCACGGTTCGCAAAGAGACGGAGACCGTGCGCAAATTCATCAAGGCATACGTCGAGGGGCTGCACCGCTACCGCACCGACCGGCAGTTCACGGTGAAAATCCAGCAGGAATATAGCAGGATCAAGGACCGGAGCGTCGCGGAAGAAACCTACGATCTCACGCAGCCGGGGATGCCGGAGATTCCTTACCCGGTCGCGCCGGCGTTGGCCATCGCGCTCAAGGTGATGACCAAAGACTTGCCGGCCGCGGCCAAGGCCGACCCTGAGCGCTTCATCGACGATCGCTTTATCAGAGAGCTGGCAAATTCAGCGCCCACCTGACCTGCAGGCCGATACCAGGGCGGAGAAGATTTTTCTCTGCGCTTGATCTCTTTGGACCAAGAACTCCGGATGCCACTGGACGCCGAGCACGAAGGTGTGCTTGCGGCTTTCGATGCCTTCGACGACCTGGTCTTCCGCGGCGGCGTTGACGATCAACCCCTTGCCGAGCTTCTTCACGGCCTGATGATGCGTGGTGTTGACCTCTAGGGATTCGCGCCCGACGATCTTCCTGAGCTTGGTTCCTTTGACGATGGTTACCAAGTGCCCGCCGCTCTCTTTTAGAGATCCCCGCTCATGCTGTGCGGCGCCGGCGACCTGGCTTTTTATGTCCTGGTAGAGCGAGCCGCCGAGCGCGACGTTGATCGCCTGTGCGCCGCCGCATACTCCCAGAATGGGCATGTCTCGCTCCAGAGCGAGATCGATCAACCCAAGCTCGAACCGCGTCCGTTCCTCCACGATATTTCTCATTCCTTTGATCGGTTCCTCGCCATAAAGCTTTGGATTGATGTCGAAATTTCCACCACTGACGATGAGACCATCCAGACTTTCGATCGCTCTTCGCATGCTCGCCAGCGCGGGCAAGATGGGGAGAACCAGCGGGACTGCTCCCGCCTCCTGGACCGCGCGCGAGTAACGTTCCTGAAGCACAATCAATGGCTCCGCTTTGTTTCCCGGCCGCGGCGTGGCTCGACTTCGCTCGCCACCGACATCCGGCGTGATCCCGATCAGCGGAAGGTCTCTGCGTGGCTTCACTTGTTCTCGCCGTAGAGAGTTCGATACACCCTGAGGTTCCTGAGCACGAGCTTCACGTAGAGCTGCGTCTCAGGATAAGGAATCCGCTCGATGAACTCGTCGTCGTCGGCCGCGGCGAGCTGCGTTTCCCAGCGCGAGACGGCGTTCTCGCCCGCGTTGTAGGCGGCGATCGCCTTGATGAGGCTGTTCGAGTACTTCTGGAGCAGCTCTTTCAAGTGGTGGATTCCCAGCGCGAGGTTGACCTCGGGCTCGAAGAGCTTCTCGCGCGGCGGCGGAGGCAAGCTCGCCCGCGCTGCGGTCCGGGTCGCGGTCGAGTGAAGAAGCTGCATCAATCCAATCGCCGCCGCCGGAGAAACCGCTTTGGGATCGAAGAGGCTCTCCTGGCGAATCAGCGACACGACAAGGTGCGGATCGATGCCGTTTTCTTTGGCGAGTTTTTGCACCATGTCCCAGTAAGCCAGCGGATAGCGGTAGCGCGCCAGCTCTTCGGACGAGCGCGGAAACTGCACTTGATGGGCGAGAGCCACGCTGCGCGCGTAGCCGCCGTTGCGGGCGTACTCGCGCATGAGCAGCAAGCGGAGCGATAATTCTTCCGCGCCGAGAGTTTTTACTTCGTCCAACTCGGCCACGGCCTGCGCATTCATCGCCAACTCCGAAAGCTCCTGGGCCCGGGAAAAATGAAACGATTGCGAAGGCGTGAGCGGCGGCGGTGTGATGGTCGCGATCGTGGGCTCGGCCGGTTTCTTCTCTTCGACGGCGCCGCCGAGACGCTGAAGCCAGCCGGCGGCCGCGCCTCTATAGTAGGTCTCTTCCGGATCGCGGAGGACGGCGAGAAAGAGCTGCTTGGCTTCCTCTTTCTGCTCCATCCTCGCCGCGGTCCGGGCCTGCCAGTAGAGCGCCGCGGCGCGCCAGCGCGTGTTGTTCTTGCCGGAGGCGATCCGCTTGAAGGCGGCGTTGGCGTTTTTATCGTCTTTTCTCAAGTAGTAGATCCATGCCGCGCGCCATGCGGCGTCTTCGCGCGGCTGGCCGTCTCCGGGTTTCTTCGCCAGGCTTTGATAAGCGGCCAGTGCCTCGTCCTGCTTGCCTTCAGACTCATAGATGCGCGCGGAGGCGTACTCGGCGTAATCGACTAAAGAGCTTTTCGGGTAACGCTCGCGCAGGCGTTTGAAATATTCCAGCGCCTTGGCGTCGTCGTCGCGATTCCAATGATTCATCGCGAGCTGGTTCAGCGCCGCCGGCGCTTCGGCGCTCTCGGGATAGCGCTGCGCGATCTCGACGAGGAGGGGATTGGCTTCGTCCCGCTTCCGCTGCGCGCGATAAACGTTTGCCAGCGCGGCGAGGACCCGCGGACGGGAAGTATTCTTGGACGTTTGCTCCAAAACCTTGCGATATAATTTCTCGGCCTCCGAATAGACCTGCTCGCGCGCCAGCAACTCGCCCTCGGCGAGCAACGCCTCCGGCGTCGTCAAGCCGAAAAGATCGGGGGATTTTTCCCGCAAGGCGGCGACCGCCTTCCGCGCCGCTGCGGCCGGAGACGAGAGGGGAGAGGCGCGCCGCAATTCCTGATACGTGGAGTAAGCGCGCTTCGCATCCCCGAGCGCCTCGTGCGCCCGGCCCAGGAGATAGGCGGCTTCATCGGAGATTTCATTCTTGGAGCGCTGGGAACGGAGCTCCCGGCAAAGCTCGATCGCCTCGGCGTAGCTTTTCTCCGCTATGGCCAGTCTCGCCAGTTCGAGCCCGGCAGGCTGGGCCCATATGCTGTCGGGAAATTTCCGCTGAAGCTTGGAAAAATATTGCCGCGCCGACGAAATGTTTTCGCTCTTGGCCGCGATCAGGCCGAGATGGTAGAGGCTGTAATCCTCCAGGGTAAAAGCCTTGTCCAGCGTGCGAAGGAGCAGCTCTTCGGCCGGCCGCGACTCGCCTTTGGCGAAAAGATTGTAAGCCTTCAGAAAAACGTCGCGGGGTTTTTCCTCTTGAGCATGGCTTGGGGAAAGAACGAAAAGCAAAGCGAGAGCGAGTAGGGAGATGAGGAGCTTTCGCATGAGTTGAAACAAAGTGTAACGGAGGCGCATCAGAGATTCAACCTGGCGAGTTTCCGTTCACCCTTCGACACGCTCAGGGCGAACGGTAAAACTTCCAAATGGCCTATTAAATTTCCGTTCGTGCTGATCCCTCGACAAGCTCGGGACTAAAGGCGATGTCGAGGGAGCCTGTCCTGAGCAAAGCCGAAGGGTCGAAGCACGGCATTCTTGCTTTTAAAAGCGGCTGGGATATAGAATCGCCTCGATCGCAAATTA
Encoded here:
- a CDS encoding glycosyltransferase family 4 protein — protein: MSSRGIEIHTISLSGTTRRPYAVDGVTVHPMPRHRYHLIQAVPNVRRALGLLASVPPRMGARARRCYEIASIEGFAIEVARANGADLIHASFGYPDGSAGVLVKNATGLPLLLSVRGADILTERTAGYGARLDDLYDTLFCRALQSADLVTANSGYVLERILELGVDRRKCVLLPRAVDTEKFFPAECGNSGGAEATSRPTILAARHLAPKNGLEYLIYAARLVADRVPNVVFMICGKGGNSYEHRLKALVQNLELEQHVVFPGWIPRDRIVSYFHSCDVSVIPSVMEAAGNVILEAMACGKPVIGSRVGGIPEYLDDGVTGFLVEPRNPAVLADRILTLIGDKDLARRMGMAGRARVVGEFRFDAMIARIVGFYEALLRRPAAS
- a CDS encoding PQQ-dependent sugar dehydrogenase, with protein sequence MAAHSSILHSLLVAGTLGALVLAPPAFAQQDQPSAQPPAAPRGEKPAPNVQPAPTTVPGRPDIPNAEVAAKLRGVQAPPFPTPADKLPVAQLKVPKGFKVEVYTSGIANARSLRLGDKGTVFVSNRVLDKVYAVVDRNGKREVKVLASGLDRPNGLAFRNGALYIGEGTKISKLENIEDNLDNPPKPVVIYSDLPNHQSHGWKFIAIGPDNKLYINVGAPCNICIPPEENAQIRRINLDGSGAEAFVRGVRNSVGFDWHPVTKEFYFTDNGRDWLSEDLPEDELNRVTKAGQHFGFPYCHQGNFTDREVGWGRSCDEFVKPVALLGPHSAALGMRFYTGRMFPAAYQGAIFIARHGSWNKTKKIGGDVVVAKLNKDGTVKSIEPFLTGFLQNNEYSGRPVDVQFMKDGSLLISDDYAGAVYRVSYGAETAKR
- a CDS encoding ABC transporter substrate-binding protein, with product MAEISLIAGYATIGQGAGPMIVTERAGLFAKHGLDVKTRLMDGARGVVKGLMDGAIQFGNLAAPALLRADLQEGADLVFLTGGINQQFLVGRPGIKDRKQLSGASIGLMGDRGLNDVLVHFVIDRLHKSGVHPVRFTWVQSEGIEGIAALIAGRCDAMVLTPPHAVEAKRRGCVFLVDFAEFGLNYALGGIAARRRTVRKETETVRKFIKAYVEGLHRYRTDRQFTVKIQQEYSRIKDRSVAEETYDLTQPGMPEIPYPVAPALAIALKVMTKDLPAAAKADPERFIDDRFIRELANSAPT
- a CDS encoding acyl-CoA dehydrogenase; protein product: MNFNLPEELQVLKQTVRRFVDSELIPLEREYRHDGEGPMPEHLLKPLQEKAKSMGLWLLDVPAEHGGAGLGLLARCVIHEELSRSAALPFRGQELFGPEVRPVLFHCNGEQRERFLMPVLKGEMRVCFAQTEPDAGSDPASMQTRAVRDGGDFILSGTKRFITGAGRADYAQVMAVTDAEKRARGGVTCFMVNLKSPGVLLDRQWPTMMGDAPWQIVFDDVRVPAANVIGEVGGGFSLAQQWIQEGRIKGHGARLLGIATRALEMMIDYSRHRVTFGRPLAERQAVQFMIADSATELHAARLMVYECAWRHDRGEDVRNLSYMVKITCTEMASRVVDRSIQVHGGVGLTKELPLEWWYRQIRSTRITEGATEVLRWRLAQNIIKGRS
- a CDS encoding p-hydroxycinnamoyl CoA hydratase/lyase — its product is MTIKSYQTVKVEKEDGIAWVILNRPEKRNAMNPQLHYDMLEALTELETDRETQVVVLTGAGSSWCAGQDLREYFRGLENNPAERRKAGWASQEWRWRRLFTFPKPTIAMVNGYCFGGAFTPLIACDFAIAAEDATFGLSEINWGIFPGGLVSRVLADALSYRDAVYYIMTGDTFDGKKAAEIKLVNFAVPREKLREETVKLAKKLMEKNPHTLRAAKEVYKFCRTMDYAQAEDYMSAKGAALRATDPEKGREEGARQFLDEKTFRPGLGAYQRNKK
- a CDS encoding gamma-glutamyl-gamma-aminobutyrate hydrolase family protein, with translation MKPRRDLPLIGITPDVGGERSRATPRPGNKAEPLIVLQERYSRAVQEAGAVPLVLPILPALASMRRAIESLDGLIVSGGNFDINPKLYGEEPIKGMRNIVEERTRFELGLIDLALERDMPILGVCGGAQAINVALGGSLYQDIKSQVAGAAQHERGSLKESGGHLVTIVKGTKLRKIVGRESLEVNTTHHQAVKKLGKGLIVNAAAEDQVVEGIESRKHTFVLGVQWHPEFLVQRDQAQRKIFSALVSACRSGGR
- a CDS encoding transglycosylase SLT domain-containing protein, producing MRLRYTLFQLMRKLLISLLALALLFVLSPSHAQEEKPRDVFLKAYNLFAKGESRPAEELLLRTLDKAFTLEDYSLYHLGLIAAKSENISSARQYFSKLQRKFPDSIWAQPAGLELARLAIAEKSYAEAIELCRELRSQRSKNEISDEAAYLLGRAHEALGDAKRAYSTYQELRRASPLSSPAAAARKAVAALREKSPDLFGLTTPEALLAEGELLAREQVYSEAEKLYRKVLEQTSKNTSRPRVLAALANVYRAQRKRDEANPLLVEIAQRYPESAEAPAALNQLAMNHWNRDDDAKALEYFKRLRERYPKSSLVDYAEYASARIYESEGKQDEALAAYQSLAKKPGDGQPREDAAWRAAWIYYLRKDDKNANAAFKRIASGKNNTRWRAAALYWQARTAARMEQKEEAKQLFLAVLRDPEETYYRGAAAGWLQRLGGAVEEKKPAEPTIATITPPPLTPSQSFHFSRAQELSELAMNAQAVAELDEVKTLGAEELSLRLLLMREYARNGGYARSVALAHQVQFPRSSEELARYRYPLAYWDMVQKLAKENGIDPHLVVSLIRQESLFDPKAVSPAAAIGLMQLLHSTATRTAARASLPPPPREKLFEPEVNLALGIHHLKELLQKYSNSLIKAIAAYNAGENAVSRWETQLAAADDDEFIERIPYPETQLYVKLVLRNLRVYRTLYGENK